In Pseudoalteromonas tetraodonis, the genomic window TACACCGAACTACGATTACTCAAAATACACCCAAAATCCTTTATTACTTGAGGCTATTGATCTGATCAGGGCAGAGTTATTAAAAGATGATGGCCCACACCGAAAGCAGGGTAGAGCCCTTAAAGGTGAAAATCAAAATTGGATCAAAGCGCAATGGGTAAACGGTGTTACCTATGATGATTACACTCCAAGCTGTGCAAAAAGCAGAGCAATAGAATTCACTTCATTATTAGGTCAAGACCATCCATTAGAATTCAATAAAGTAGTTAACCCCGGTGGTGGAGAGACGACAAAAGATAAACGCGTTATGGCAAGTGTGTTTAGTGTATATAACCTGTCTAAAAAAACTGATGCGTTTAAGCGTTCTATGGATGATGACGATTTGCAAGAGGTAAGTGAGCTATTGGGCGTTGAACTTGACGATACAATAATTTTATTGTTTTTACGCGGTGAATATTCTGATGATTTAACAGTAGCAAAAGAAGAGCAATCAAAATTAGTAGCGTCGAATCTTAAAGATAAATCTATATTTTGATTTTTTATAATGATCAATATTCAGATAACTATCAAACTATTTATTTTTCTAAGTAAAGCATGGGTTTAAAGGAACTAGCATGGATGAAAAAACGTTAAGCTTTATTGAGAAGGCACAGTCAGTTCATGGAGATACTTATTCTTATAATAAATCCATTTATACCGGTAGTAATATAAAATTAACTATTACTTGCAAGCACCATGGTGACTTTGAACAAACACCATCAAACCATTTCAAATATCATTGTTCTAAATGCTCAAAAGGGGCTCAAAATAAAGCTAAATTAGAGAAGGCTTCTGCAGTATACTTAGATAAGGTCATAGCTGTTCATCACGATAAATATGACTTATCAAAAGTAAACTATACAGGGGCCAAAAATAAAGTAACAGTAGCGTGTCTAGAGCATGGCTTATTTGAAATAACAGCTCAGCACTTTTTAGCTGGTAGTGGGTGTAAACAATGTGGAAATAAAAATACAAGATTAAAAACTATCGATACAGCTTCTAAATCTTTTGAATCAAAGGCTAGAAAGATCCATGGGGATATGTTTGATTATAGTAAAGTAAACTACAAGGGGACCACTACAAAGGTTACAATAACCTGCCCAGAGCATGGGGATTATATGCAAACACCTCGCAAACACCTAGAGGGTTCAGGTTGCCATAAGTGCGCAATAGATAACTCTGTTTCAAGGCTGTCTACCAGTGTATTTATAGAAAGAGCAAAAATAGTACATAAAAATAAGTACAACTATGCAAAAACTCAATTTACTAAGTCACATGAAGGTATAATTATCACCTGTGAAGAACATGGTGATTTTTCACAAAATCCACATAATCACTTAGCTGGCGCGGGTTGCAAACTCTGTGCTAATGAAAAAATAACCTACACTACAGCTGAATTCATAGACCGAGCCAATAAGAAGCATAGCTCTTACTACTCATATGAAAAAACAGAGTATGTTGCGTCAAAAGTTAAAGTATTAATTACATGTCCTACTCATGGCTTATTTTATCAGAAACCAATACTACATTTACAAGGTTATGGGTGTAATCGTTGTGCGGCTATTAAACGTGGTAAAGACAGCAGCTCATCAACCGCTGAATTTATACAATACGCAAATTTCATACATGATTTTAAATGGAATTATGACAAAACAAAATATATAAATAACCATACAAAAGTAATAATAACCTGTGATACGCATGGTGACTTTGAGCAAACACCTGGAAGCCATAAAAGTGGCAAAGGTTGCCCTAAATGCGGAATTATTAAGTCTACTGAGTCTGGAAAGGTAAAATATGAAGAGTTTTTATTAAGAGCTCAAAATGTTCATGGTGACAAGTATTTGTATGACTTAGTTAAATATTCTACATACGGTGAAAAGGTTAGTATAAAGTGCTTACTGCATGGTGTTTTTAATCAATCACCGACTTCACATATTAGAGGAGCAGGGTGCCCAACATGTGGTTTAGAGTCTTCTAGAGAAAAACAGAGAATTCCATATAACGTCATACTAAAGAAAGCAAACGAAGTCCATAACTTCAAATATAGTTATGCTGAATGTAGTGATGAAAATTCAGAACGTAAATTACTCGTCTATTGTCCGGTACATGGAAAATTTGAACAGAAAATTGATGCTCACCTTAAAGGAATCGGTTGCCCAAAATGCAGTTGCATTAAGCGTAATATGCAGACAGAAGAATTTATAGACAGAGCTAATGCAATACATAGAGGAAAATATGGCTATGAGTATGTTGACTGTAATGGCACTAAAAGAATACTAAAAATTGAATGCTATAAGCATGGTATATTTGAGCAAGTAGCTTCTCAACATTTAAAAGGCAGCGGTTGCAGAGACTGCTATGTGGATTCAACAAAACTTACCCTAGAAAATTACCTTAAAGATTGTAAAAAATTACATGGTGATAAATATGGCTATTCTAAATTAGAATATAATACTATCAGAGACAAGGTCATTATTACTTGTCATACCCATGGTGATTTCCTCCAAACAGCTCATGATCATAAACATGGCGGAGGGTGCCCCAAATGTGCTGAATATTTTAGAAATTTAGACAATAAAGACCCTGATACTCCTTGTCACATATATTATTTGCAACTAAAAACAGAGCACCTTATTTTTTATAAAGTAGGCATAACAACGAAAAGCGTAGAAGAACGTTTTTATCGTTTGAAGAAAGATAATACCAAAATTTTGGATCAACTTAGTGCCCTGACAACTCTTGATAAAGCCATTGTTGCCGAACAAACCATATTAGAAGAGTTTGAAGAACATAAACTCTTAATGTCAGATACTTTGGTGTTAAGTGGAGGTGGAACCGAGTGTTTTGCTGATGATGTATTAGGGATGCATGGCTTAGAATTAGAAGACTACATTACCTAGGCTAGGCGAGTCTTTTCGAATCAAAAAAGCCGTTCTACTTGAACGGCTTTTATAACAAATCTGTTTGTTAACTATCTACAGGCTTTTGATTCTTCGATCATTGCACGTTGAACAGCTACTGTTTCTTTGATTACTTTGTCGAAGAATTTTCTCTTTTCTTTCGCTGAACCGTTACGTACAAATTCAGAAAAAGGCGTAGACTTAACTTTTTCACGAGATTGAACTAACATGTCATACTCCTATTTATGTTGAATTACCTATACCGGCTATACGCTCTAAGGACGCGCGATTATACTTTTTGCCAAGTAGAGCGTCAATATCACTTACATTAAAGTAAGGCTTTTCTTTTGTTCCATCAAGGTTTTTTTCCATAAAAATAATATCTATATCATCCTTGAAAATATTTTTTAATTCGCTGACCACACGTTGAGACTCTAAGAACTGATTTACAAAAACCTCAGGTGGAACCCTTCTTCCTTCAACTATTTCGCGAGCCTTTACTAAGCACCAAGCTTGTTCGGGATCTTGATAAACAAATATAACCAAAACGTAGCGATCTTTACGTAAAGAACGTTCAATATTCGACTTTGCCTTTTCAAAACTTGAAAGCGTAGAGTCGAGTAAAAAACTAACCTTTTTCTTTAAAGCTCTGTCATGTATTGCTTCCACTAAAATAGTTGCAGGTGTTTGAAATAGCGGAGAGTTTAACCCCTGGTAGTCATCAAACTCCTTTCTTAGTTCATCATTTTCTATGTGAACAACATCAACCCCATGCTCTTTTTTAAATTGCGAAATAATACTTTTAGCAGTCTCTGTTTTTCCTGCACCAGGGGAGCCCGCCATAAAAACAGATACAGCACTTTCTTCTTCTGGCAAATGATCAATCATACTTTTGGCAAGGGTTTTCTTCATTGCTTTAGCTTTAACTAGCGCTTTTTTTGTAATTTCTTCATCTGTCATAATGTATCAAATTTAAGGTTAATTCACATAAATAAAGGGGTTAAAAACCCCTTTAAATCCAGTAGTATACTAAAGATCACTTTACATTTTTGGCTTAGGTCATCCCCCAAAACTCAGATTTAATATCATCAGCATTATTGTTTTTATATATGTTTTCACTTATCAAGTAAGCTTGAGATTGATTGTTATTAACCATAAAGTGCTTATCATTCTTTTTATAAAGCTTAAATGCATAGTGGTATTGGCTTGAATATGTCGCAGTAGCTGAAAATACATTGGTGATATTATTTTTCGCTATAAATTGAAAAATAGCTTGAGCGACATAGTTTAATCTTTCATCCCGGCCCATATTCATTGTAAACATTGAATGCGAACCTTGATCATCAAATGCAACAAATATCTCAATGACTTCATTTGAATCTTTAAAGATAAAGTTAACTACTCTACCGTCTAGCTTCATATCACCATCGTTATCAATTTCATATAGGTGGGAGGTTTCATTATTAACATACATAACCTCACCATTTTTAACGATAAACATTATATCGACTTCAGCTTCTACTAGCCTCATTCCACCATTGTAATTGATCTTCTGATTGCTAATTTTATTAACGGTCTTAGAAGACTTGCTTATTGAAATTAATTTATTAAGTATTTTTGTTCTAATTTCAAACATTTTCTGCGGGTCACGGCTGAAGCAACAAAGAATGCCTTTAAAAAAGACAAAAGCCTGTTGAGTACTACTAGTTTCAGTAACATTTACAAACTCAGAATGATCAATACCGCAATTTAAAGCATACTCTTGGTGTACTCCACCCATTTCTTCAAGCTCTTTTATCTCCTCATTCACAAAGTGCTTAATAGCATTAAAATCGTTTTTTAAATGTGTATTACTTAAAACTTCAGCCCAGCGAGTTGTAAAATGCTCGAAGCCATCACTCGCTAGTTGCCCTCTAATTTTATCGCCATTTTGTTCTTCAAAGCTCAGAAATAGCTTTATTCGCTCTAGGTTTTGTAAAGCCATCGGAGATGCATGCCCATCATCGAGAGATTGCTTCTTTTGTTCCATATTTATAACTTTAAGGTAATCATCATATGCCTCGAGATATCTCTCTTGAATCGCATAGCAGTTAGCTCTATTTAAATATACGTTTGAATGGTTTGGGCTGACTTCAAGTGATTTTGTAAAGAATAAAATAGCGTCATCTTGATTGCCATATTGATGATACTGAAGTGCTTGGCGAAAGAATTGTTCACCTTGGGCTTCTGCCTTAGGGTCCGTTTTAATTCTTGAGAAAAAGCTAAATAGAGACATATTATTTCCTTATAATAAGGTTGAGCTAAAAGCAGTGCGAAAGAGCATACTGTCGATTGTGAAAGTAAGTATTATTGATTTTAAAATCGGTATTTGCTAATAACTCGCTAGGTTTATCCAAATATATTGATTGGATATATTCTTTTGGAATATGACTATTAACGAGAATTTCGGCTTGTGAGTCAGTAGGGTCACAAGCTCGTAAATTGATAGGTTGATTATTAAAAAGCTGTTTTAATGCCACACTTCCTGAAAGGGATGCCTCAGTTGCTGATGCTATAGAAGAGCTAGCAGCATTTGCGGGGCAAAATAAGCAGTCAAGCTCCCATAAAACACGGGCAGATATTTCTAACACAGCCCAGCTTTCTTCTGGTTGTGCTTGTCTATACTTATAAAACATCTTGTCGTTAGGGTAGGACACAGATAACGAAATCATGTGAGTTCTGTAGTCAAATCGATTAGCATCGTTGTAAATATGACCTTTAGATATTTCGTTATTATAATCTTTACTATTAAGGCCTATATCCAAAATGCTTTTAAGGTTTTTCACTTTTGTAAAGTGTATTAATGTAGTAATTCCACGCTCGCTACAAAATTGCTTAATAAGCTCTTTATCATCAATATTCGCATATTTACCTAATCCATAATGCTTCATTACGGCATCAATTAATTCAAGACGTAATGAAATAGTATTTTGATAGCTGCCTAAGTCAGCTATTAAAGTTGAAAACAGAATGTTAGGGCTATTTAACTCCAGCAGTGGCATCTCAGTCTTTAGTTTTACACCACTGGATTTAGCAAAATTACGAACCAGGAGAGAGCTTTTGTTAGCGAAAGATAATTCATTTACTACAAATTCAGCTGCAATAGCTGGAGTAGGTAAAAGGGCTAATGTCTTGTTTAACATTGGCTCAAACATATTAATTTCCATTTAAATAAATAAATCCTTTTGTACAGGGGAGGCGCAACTTCCGATGCTTTGGCTTAAGTGAGCTATAAACTCATCAGCAGAGCGAGTAACTTGTTCTAAAGTGCCATTCTTGACTAAAGAAACATATAAAGCAGCTGCTCTAGCCTGGCAATTAACGCTTTTTTTAGGGTTAAATTCAATATCAGTAAACGCATTATATTGAATAATTTGAGAGTGTAGTTCTTTGTTTAATTTTAAAGCATTAATGTAAATCCAATCATAAAATACAGTTTTAGGTGTGAGTGGCCAGGTTTTTCCATTACTAAAAAAGCCAGTTAAACAGCCGCTCTCAACTAAACGGCTATCTCGTTTAACTTCATGTGTCGGAATTGTTAGAAGCTCTTTAAAAGGGCCGCCATTTTCAAACACTTTAGATGCATGAAAAATATTCTCCAGTGGAACTTCGCGACCATTTTTTAATGTAACGATCAAATTGAAAGCACTTAGGCTTATACCCAAGGTACTCTCACTTTTTGTAGAGATCTCAAGTACATTTAAATCATTAAACAAGTTATGCGCAGCGTTATGTAAAGAGCGAACAGATTTTTGCTTTTGTGTGGCTGCCATTCCTTTATGCCATTCAAAGTCAATAAGCTCTTCCTGTACATAAGGAAACGGCTTAATCACTTTAAAAACGGGTCTAGTAGCCACTTAATCAACCTTAGGGTGTTGTTATGTTAATTACGGGGGTTAAGCACTCTTGTATGCTTAAGCCACCATGGTTGTAATAATCACCAGCCACATAACCTGCAATACCAGGAGCCATGGCTACAGAGACGTTTTCGTTCCAATGCCATGGTACTTTTAATTCGTCAGTGCTTACATTGTCTTTTAAAATAGCACAGCGGGCTAAGCGTTTTTTAACCTGATTTTTTGGAATGTTTGCTTCAGCTAATTTACCTGGCACCCATAACCAACCGTGGTCGGTCACAATGCGTATATTTTTCCAGCCAGCAGCTATTAAGCCTTCAATACGGGTGACTACATCATTTAAGACGCTATCAATATAGCGCGGCATTTTTAGCTGTTGCTTATGCCCCATATTGTCTAAATCGCCAGTTTGCAGCCATGCATTTATAGATGGGTTGCCAGTATCTAACTCTTTTAAAAACTGCCAATCTTTTTTTCCTAATGCACTACTTAAGTGATAAGAGCTAAACTCAGAGCCAGACTCGGTTATCTGGGGAATAAAGTTATCGTTTTCTTGAGCGCCACTTAAAATATCGGCCACAGGCGTTACGGCAGCCTTAGCAGTTGCTGTTAATGAGGGCAGGGCACACCAATTACTTGTTAAATTAACATTTATGTTTAATTTACTAAGCTTATTCTCAAGCATTTTTGCAGTATCAAAACGTAGTCCATCAACAAAAAACACAGCTTGGCCGTTGGTGTTATACGTTGCGGTCGACTCATTTATTTCACCGGCACTACTTGGTTTACCTGGGTAGCCTTCGTCCTTTACTAAGCGTTGAAAGTTCAACGTAACAGCTTCAAGCCAGGGGGTATAAATTACTGCCAGAATATCAGCAACTACTTGCTCCTGGTTTAAATCAGTAGCAGCAGCCATTGCGTTAATTGCTGCCGCATCTGCTTGCCAGAACCGCTCTTTGTAGGTTTGTGCCATTGCTTCTGCATTTGGGCCTGTAAAATTAATCTGAGTATGTTTAGCAACGTATTCTAGTTGCTCTAATATATTTAGCCAAGGCGACATACCTAGCTTTTGCCACAGCCAGTTTTTACGCTGTTCATGTAATTTATACAAGGCAGTTAACTGCTGCCTTAGCTCGGTTGGCGTTACACTGATAATGCTAGCTAATTTATTTGCTAATTCAGCTTCATCTTTTAAATTTTCAGATAAAAAATGGCTAGCCTCAAACGCTAAACCAGTAGGAGCTATAGTTTTAAGCTTTTCAACTAAACAAGGTAGATTGTGTGCGGTGTCTTTAAATCGCTCCCAAACAGTATACCATTCGCCTTCAGCCTCACATAAGCTGTAGATAATAGCGCTTATATCGCTTATATCATCAGGGTCAAAGTTAAATTGGCTTATACAGGCTTGTTTAAATACAGGCCATTTATTTTCATCCCAAGCTTGCTTTTTTGCTTCGGGGTTATTTAACCAAGCTAGAATATCTTTAGCCGGGTCATCCATTACAATGCTTATAAAGTCTTGGGCTTCTAGCTTTTTACCTTTTAATTGCTCAGCTGGCGTTTCAAGTAAATCGGGTAGAATATTGAGTATGGCTTCTTGCGTTTTTTTGTCTTTGGCAACATCAAGCTCTAATCCCACACGCGGGTTTGTTAAAAATGAGCCAACACTCCAATCCCTACCTGCAGAGTTGTAAGCCCACCAGCAGCCTCTGTATTGCAATTCGGCTAAAGGTCTTAATTCATCAGGGCATTGCTCTATTGCACGTAAGTCTTTGCGGCCAACACCTGGTAAATAAATTATCGGGGTTTTATCTTTTGTTAATTCACAGTCTTCCAATACCCCAGCTATCGCACATTTAATCCAAATAGCAGGGCCTATGCGCTCCTCTGGACAATAAGTTCCTAGCTCAATGAGCTCAGGTAAATGTTGTTTTATAAACGGCATAGCAGGTTGCCACTGGCATTCAATATCAGTCCACAAAATAGCAGCAGGTGCAACTTGCACCGCTGAATTATAGGTTGCTGAGCTTCGCAGTTGCGAAGCTAGGTAATCAATTAATTGCATTTAATACACTCAAATACTAGGTAATTTAAAGAGCTCAACTACTTTAGATACTAAAAGTTCTGTTCTATTTTTGATTTTATCAACAGACCAGCTGGTTTCCGAAGCTAATTTACTATTTAGATACAGACCGTTTTTATATCCAACCGGGTTGCCTTTCCGATTTGTTCTATCACGTTTCTCTTCGAAGCTCTTATTACCTAATGTGCTGTTGTAGCCTGAAATTGTAAGATTCCCTAAATAGTGAACATATTGTTGTTTGTATGTTTGGGCTAGTTCTTTGTCACCATTAGCTATCATATTAACCCAAGACTCAGGTATGTTGTCACCCTGCGGGAATATATGTTCAATTGTCCAAACATATTGTTTGCCCTCAATTGCCCATAAATTAACGGTTGATTCCCTTGTCATTACACTCTCTTCAATGGCACAAAGAGCAAAACGACATACCGCTTTATTATCATCATATAGGTTGCCAGATAGCCCTTTAATAAAGTCTTCATCTGATGCACTTACATTTACTAATGACTTACAAATAAGGTCATAAATCGCATCACCTTTTAGCTTTGTAGCCTCATCAGAGAGGGACATAAATATTTTTGTTAAATCTCTCGTGGCAGGTGTATCTGTAGTATTCCTACGCACAAAAAAAGCAATTAACAAAGTAACAATTTTTTCAAAATGTTCTGATTTCAACTCTAGTGTTTCTTGTTTACTAAACAGTAGGAGTAATAATAGATACGATGGAACACCCTGAATGTTTTCTAAGCTAGACAGCAGTCCTGTTAATTTAGGGTTATCCGGAACTTCTTTATTGCCAATAATTTGCGCGTACAAATTAGCATGCACCATCATTGTTTTTAAGAAACTGCTAGCATCATTGGCGATCAGTTTTTCGTAAATATGAATAAGGTTAGATTTAGTCGCAACAGGAACACTAACAATATGCTTTAATTCAGGTTTAAATGCATTGTAGTACTGCCTAAAATATCGTTCTTGTATTCCATAATCATCACCAAGATAAGCTAATACTTTCATCCAATTATTAAAGTGCTTATCTATTTGCCCTGCATCATCCGACTCAAGTTTTGCCAACAACTTGTTTTTTATTAAATCAATAGCAGTAAGTGGTACCCCTCTGTTATTCAAAGATTCAAACAAAGTATATGCATCAGAATGACTAGCCACTTCAATTTTCACTAAGGTGGCTGTATTTACTTTATCTATTAACTCAGAAAGCGCTGCAAGCTGATCGGTAGCTTGATATAAAACGTCGTCTATCCTTCTACAAAAATGTCTAAAAGCTCGCAATACACGTCGATTTCCAGCATTTGAGATATGTTCAGCATTTTCTAAAATACCGGCTTGTTTAAGCACCCAAAAATAATCCTGTTGATTGTTATTTTGAACTTGAGGCGTTAGACGAGTCAGCTCTGGGGAGTTTTTTAATATTAGTTTATTTTTTAAGTTATAAAGTTCTATCTGTTGCGGCATATCGAGAGTTAACTCTAAGTTGCCATAACACTTGTAGATAGCTGCCATTAACAAAGATAAAGTAGTCATTCTTTGCTGGCCATCTACTAATTCTAGTTCCTGGATCTTTAATGAATCTAAACTTTGATTTATGCAGATAATAGAACCTAAAAAGTAGCTTGGATCATTTTCAAGTAAGTCTTCAAAAAGAGTATCCCATTGTATTTTCCCCCATGTATATTCACGTTGATACCTAGGGATGTTATATACAACCGCTGCTTCAATATTAAATAAAGTCGAAACAGGGTAGTTATCAACGGACTTAATCATTTTTAGCTTCCTTTGCTGCTTTTTTCTCGGCAAGTGTTAGGTGATGGTCATTTATACGGTCGCCTTGCTTGCCGCCATATTCTAAGCCTAAGTCATACCAAGGAGCTGACGCTACATCGGTGCCGCGGTCTTTTTTCCAGTGAATATTGGGTTTTGAACGCAAAATGCCAGCGTCTTTTTTACCTACATCTTTCGTTTTCATGAATGGGCGAATGTTCAGACGAACACCGTCATTTAAGTCTGGGTTCCAGCCGATAGGTTGCTCTGCTAGCGGCTTCCAGCGAACAAAGATATCCAGGCCTTCTTCACCAACCAAAATACTTTCAAGCTGTTTTCTTAGGTTTCTAGCGGCAGCTAAACGTATTTCAGCGCCTTCATCGCCATCTTTTTCTAATTGAATCTGGGTGCTAATCCAGTCATCAAGGTAGGTGTAAATTAAACGCTCTAAACCTTTATAATCGAGCATGTGATAATTTACTAATGCAGAAAACCCATCGGGTAAGCCATCCCATATTTGCCAAATGAATGGGCGATGTTGAAATAGTTTAGAATGTTGTTCGAAAAATTTATCACGTAGCCAAATGTTTAAGTCGCGAGACTTAACGGACTTCAATAAATTATTTAAGACGGTAGCAGACCATTTATCGCCATAGGCTGCATGCAAAATGGCTTCTAATCTATCAACCGCTGGTTTTTCACCGCGTATTGCAGGAATACAAACAATACCGTCATCATCGATCAAACCATCAAACACATTGTTTTGGGCTATGACTTCACGCATTTCAGGTGCTAATTCTATTTCCGTGTCCAGCTCCGCTGGCCATCGGTAACCTAATAGGCGAGCAACAGCGATTTGCAGAACGGTCTCGTCTACACGTAGCTCATT contains:
- a CDS encoding zeta toxin family protein, whose product is MTDEEITKKALVKAKAMKKTLAKSMIDHLPEEESAVSVFMAGSPGAGKTETAKSIISQFKKEHGVDVVHIENDELRKEFDDYQGLNSPLFQTPATILVEAIHDRALKKKVSFLLDSTLSSFEKAKSNIERSLRKDRYVLVIFVYQDPEQAWCLVKAREIVEGRRVPPEVFVNQFLESQRVVSELKNIFKDDIDIIFMEKNLDGTKEKPYFNVSDIDALLGKKYNRASLERIAGIGNST
- a CDS encoding tetratricopeptide repeat protein — protein: MSLFSFFSRIKTDPKAEAQGEQFFRQALQYHQYGNQDDAILFFTKSLEVSPNHSNVYLNRANCYAIQERYLEAYDDYLKVINMEQKKQSLDDGHASPMALQNLERIKLFLSFEEQNGDKIRGQLASDGFEHFTTRWAEVLSNTHLKNDFNAIKHFVNEEIKELEEMGGVHQEYALNCGIDHSEFVNVTETSSTQQAFVFFKGILCCFSRDPQKMFEIRTKILNKLISISKSSKTVNKISNQKINYNGGMRLVEAEVDIMFIVKNGEVMYVNNETSHLYEIDNDGDMKLDGRVVNFIFKDSNEVIEIFVAFDDQGSHSMFTMNMGRDERLNYVAQAIFQFIAKNNITNVFSATATYSSQYHYAFKLYKKNDKHFMVNNNQSQAYLISENIYKNNNADDIKSEFWGMT
- a CDS encoding DarT ssDNA thymidine ADP-ribosyltransferase family protein codes for the protein MEINMFEPMLNKTLALLPTPAIAAEFVVNELSFANKSSLLVRNFAKSSGVKLKTEMPLLELNSPNILFSTLIADLGSYQNTISLRLELIDAVMKHYGLGKYANIDDKELIKQFCSERGITTLIHFTKVKNLKSILDIGLNSKDYNNEISKGHIYNDANRFDYRTHMISLSVSYPNDKMFYKYRQAQPEESWAVLEISARVLWELDCLFCPANAASSSIASATEASLSGSVALKQLFNNQPINLRACDPTDSQAEILVNSHIPKEYIQSIYLDKPSELLANTDFKINNTYFHNRQYALSHCF
- a CDS encoding DarT1-associated NADAR antitoxin family protein; translated protein: MATRPVFKVIKPFPYVQEELIDFEWHKGMAATQKQKSVRSLHNAAHNLFNDLNVLEISTKSESTLGISLSAFNLIVTLKNGREVPLENIFHASKVFENGGPFKELLTIPTHEVKRDSRLVESGCLTGFFSNGKTWPLTPKTVFYDWIYINALKLNKELHSQIIQYNAFTDIEFNPKKSVNCQARAAALYVSLVKNGTLEQVTRSADEFIAHLSQSIGSCASPVQKDLFI
- the pglZ gene encoding BREX-1 system phosphatase PglZ type B; its protein translation is MQLIDYLASQLRSSATYNSAVQVAPAAILWTDIECQWQPAMPFIKQHLPELIELGTYCPEERIGPAIWIKCAIAGVLEDCELTKDKTPIIYLPGVGRKDLRAIEQCPDELRPLAELQYRGCWWAYNSAGRDWSVGSFLTNPRVGLELDVAKDKKTQEAILNILPDLLETPAEQLKGKKLEAQDFISIVMDDPAKDILAWLNNPEAKKQAWDENKWPVFKQACISQFNFDPDDISDISAIIYSLCEAEGEWYTVWERFKDTAHNLPCLVEKLKTIAPTGLAFEASHFLSENLKDEAELANKLASIISVTPTELRQQLTALYKLHEQRKNWLWQKLGMSPWLNILEQLEYVAKHTQINFTGPNAEAMAQTYKERFWQADAAAINAMAAATDLNQEQVVADILAVIYTPWLEAVTLNFQRLVKDEGYPGKPSSAGEINESTATYNTNGQAVFFVDGLRFDTAKMLENKLSKLNINVNLTSNWCALPSLTATAKAAVTPVADILSGAQENDNFIPQITESGSEFSSYHLSSALGKKDWQFLKELDTGNPSINAWLQTGDLDNMGHKQQLKMPRYIDSVLNDVVTRIEGLIAAGWKNIRIVTDHGWLWVPGKLAEANIPKNQVKKRLARCAILKDNVSTDELKVPWHWNENVSVAMAPGIAGYVAGDYYNHGGLSIQECLTPVINITTP
- a CDS encoding DUF262 domain-containing protein, whose translation is MIKSVDNYPVSTLFNIEAAVVYNIPRYQREYTWGKIQWDTLFEDLLENDPSYFLGSIICINQSLDSLKIQELELVDGQQRMTTLSLLMAAIYKCYGNLELTLDMPQQIELYNLKNKLILKNSPELTRLTPQVQNNNQQDYFWVLKQAGILENAEHISNAGNRRVLRAFRHFCRRIDDVLYQATDQLAALSELIDKVNTATLVKIEVASHSDAYTLFESLNNRGVPLTAIDLIKNKLLAKLESDDAGQIDKHFNNWMKVLAYLGDDYGIQERYFRQYYNAFKPELKHIVSVPVATKSNLIHIYEKLIANDASSFLKTMMVHANLYAQIIGNKEVPDNPKLTGLLSSLENIQGVPSYLLLLLLFSKQETLELKSEHFEKIVTLLIAFFVRRNTTDTPATRDLTKIFMSLSDEATKLKGDAIYDLICKSLVNVSASDEDFIKGLSGNLYDDNKAVCRFALCAIEESVMTRESTVNLWAIEGKQYVWTIEHIFPQGDNIPESWVNMIANGDKELAQTYKQQYVHYLGNLTISGYNSTLGNKSFEEKRDRTNRKGNPVGYKNGLYLNSKLASETSWSVDKIKNRTELLVSKVVELFKLPSI